TATTATATGGTTCAACATCGTACAATCCTAAAAGTTGCTGACAACTCCGGAGCCAAAAGACTCCAGGTTATTAAGGTGCTTGGCGGCTACAAAAAAAGATACGCCCGGCTGGGTGATATTGTTACTGTCGCCATCAAAGAAGCCGAACCCCATACCCAGATAAAAAAAGGCACTGTGGCCCACGCTGTTATTGTCAGAACCAGAAAAGAAATCCGCCGACCGAGCGGTATCTATATTCGCTTTGATGACAACGCTGCTGTTATTATTGACAAAAAAAACAAAGAACCAAAAGGCACCCGCATTCTCGGCCCCGTTGCCAGAGAGCTGCGCGCCCTTGGTTTCAACAAAATTATTTCCTTAGCTCCAGAAGTTCTATAAATCATATGAAAATAAAAACTAACGACATAGTAAAGTTTCTCTCCGGTAAAGATCTTGGCAAAACAGGCAAGGTCCTGCATGTTATCGCCGCAAAAAACCCCAAACAAAAAACCAAGATAGTTGTTGAGGGATTGAATTTAAGGTACAAACATGTCCGCCCAAAAAATGAACGGGAAAAGGGCCAAAGGATTATGTTCCCCTACCCAACAGATATCTCCAAGGTTGCGCTTGTTTGTCCCAAGTGCGGCAAAACAACCAGAGTGGGCTACCAGGTATCTGAAAATAAAAACGAGACAGCCAAGAAAAAAACAATCAAGCAAAGAATCTGCCGCAAATGCAAAGCAGTTATCTAAAAATAATTAATTTATGAACAGACTCCATAAAAAATATCTTGATGAAATTGTTCCTCGCCTCGAGGCAGATTTTGGCTACGCCAACAAAATGGCCGTGCCTAAAATCACCAAGGCGACCATCAACGTCGGGATTTCCACAGCCAAA
This Candidatus Kuenenbacteria bacterium DNA region includes the following protein-coding sequences:
- the rplN gene encoding 50S ribosomal protein L14, which encodes MVQHRTILKVADNSGAKRLQVIKVLGGYKKRYARLGDIVTVAIKEAEPHTQIKKGTVAHAVIVRTRKEIRRPSGIYIRFDDNAAVIIDKKNKEPKGTRILGPVARELRALGFNKIISLAPEVL
- the rplX gene encoding 50S ribosomal protein L24, producing the protein MNHMKIKTNDIVKFLSGKDLGKTGKVLHVIAAKNPKQKTKIVVEGLNLRYKHVRPKNEREKGQRIMFPYPTDISKVALVCPKCGKTTRVGYQVSENKNETAKKKTIKQRICRKCKAVI